In Paroedura picta isolate Pp20150507F chromosome 1, Ppicta_v3.0, whole genome shotgun sequence, the following are encoded in one genomic region:
- the SLC35D3 gene encoding solute carrier family 35 member D3: MRLCRGRALGISVAVAHGVFSGSLNILLKFLLSRYHFVFLTLLQCLTSSTAALSLEVLRRRGALDLPPFGFSLARLFAGVTVLSTLQSSLTLWSLRGLSLPMYVVFKRCLPLVTLLIGALVLKNGIPSAGVLAAVLITTVGAALAGAGDLTGDPIGYVTGVLAVLVHAAYLVLIQKASADSDYGPLTAQYAIAVSATPFLIIFSFASLDAINVWSYPGWKDPTMACIFIACVFIGCAMNFTTLHCTYINSAVTTSFVGVLKSIATITVGMVAFNDVQPTKLFIAGVVVNTMGSIIYCVAKYIETRKQSNYENLEKEAREQEKKECDGAQPPFVMEEMSKETEPDDTTVEESTNESSQPSIKEKNGIMGGANIPTTPEGTSSEGLAKSSLKDAYLGVWRLVRGANYMKKDYLIENEELPSP; encoded by the exons ATGAGGCTGTGCCGGGGCCGGGCGCTGGGCATCTCGGTGGCGGTGGCGCACGGGGTCTTCTCGGGCTCGCTGAACATCCTGCTGAAGTTTCTGCTCAGCCGCTACCACTTCGTCTTCCTGACGCTGCTGCAGTGCCTGACCAGCTCCACGGCGGCGCTCAGCCTGGAGGTGCTGCGGCGGCGGGGCGCCCTCGACCTGCCGCCCTTCGGCTTCAGCCTGGCGCGCCTCTTCGCCGGGGTCACGGTGCTCTCCACGCTGCAGTCCAGCCTGACGCTCTGGTCCCTGCGCGGCCTCAGCCTGCCCATGTACGTGGTCTTCAAGCGCTGCCTGCCCCTCGTCACCCTGCTCATCGGCGCCCTGGTGCTCAAGAACGGCATCCCCTCCGCCGGGGTCCTGGCCGCCGTCCTCATCACCACCGTCGGGGCGGCGCTggcag GTGCAGGTGACCTGACCGGTGATCCCATTGGGTATGTGACCGGAGTGCTGGCCGTGTTGGTGCATGCTGCGTATTTGGTACTCATTCAAAAGGCAAGTGCAGATAGTGACTATGGGCCTCTCACAGCCCAGTATGCCATTGCTGTGTCAGCCACACCTTTTCTTATCATCTTCTCTTTTGCCAGTCTGGATGCTATCAATGTCTGGTCCTACCCAGGATGGAAAGATCCTACCATGGCATGCATCTTTATTGCATGTGTCTTTATTGGCTGTGCCATGAATTTCACCACCCTTCATTGTACCTACATCAACTCAGCTGTAACTACCAGTTTTGTTGGAGTACTGAAGAGCATCGCAACCATCACAGTTGGTATGGTGGCATTCAATGATGTACAGCCTACAAAACTGTTTATAGCAGGTGTAGTGGTAAATACCATGGGCTCCATCATTTATTGTGTGGCTAAATATATTGAAACCAGAAAACAGAGCAACTATGAAAACCTGGAGAAGGAAGCTAGGGAGCAGGAGAAGAAAGAATGCGATGGAGCTCAGCCACCATTTGTAATGGAGGAGATGTCCAAGGAGACAGAACCTGACGATACAACAGTAGAGGAGTCCACAAATGAAAGCAGTCAGCCAAGCATAAAGGAGAAGAATGGCATTATGGGAGGAGCAAATATACCCACTACCCCAGAAGGTACCAGCTCTGAAGGACTGGCCAAAAGCTCATTAAAGGATGCATATCTTGGAGTGTGGAGGTTGGTTAGGGGGGCGAATTATATGAAAAAAGATTACCTAATAGAGAATGAAGAGTTACCAAGTCCCTGA